One Aegilops tauschii subsp. strangulata cultivar AL8/78 chromosome 7, Aet v6.0, whole genome shotgun sequence genomic window carries:
- the LOC109773455 gene encoding beta-1,2-xylosyltransferase RCN11, with protein MMAGRNHHQSHGQRLRRLVPCILVVVFAVHAVSFALYLLLQSNHPPPNPGNPEAQTHERVREPSSRKPWPRLPSFLPWTADPSLPPRSCEAYFGNGFSHLVEVLPEGRGGGGWFRCHHSETLGSSICEGTRVRLDPALITMSRGGEPIHQVMGRKEEEELPRYESGALVVEGAAAGRRGPLVEPGFLDAHVPTNGIGTHTMRALLDSARVVPPGELHCSQWIEEPTLLVTRFEYANLFHTITDWYSAYVSSRVTNLPDRPNVVFVDGHCKAPLEQTWEALFSNVTYAKSFSGPVCFRHAVLSPLGYETALFKGLSESFSCEGASAQSLRNKPDHQKTARLSEFGEMIIASFDLLEDGIVPPKKTSNGLKILFVRREDYLAHPRHSGKVESRLSNEQEVFDAVEKWAKGQKCKINVVNGLFAHMSMKEQLQAILEASVIIGAHGAGLTHLVSATPDTKVLEIISSFYRRPHFGLISHWKSLEYHAINLPGSYASIPDVTNELGNILKGLGC; from the exons ATGATGGCCGGGCGCAATCACCACCAAAGCCACGGCCAGAGGCTCCGCCGCCTCGTCCCGTGCATCCTCGTCGTCGTGTTCGCCGTCCACGCCGTCTCCTTCGCGCTCTACCTCCTCCTCCAGTCCAACCATCCTCCCCCGAACCCCGGGAATCCCGAAGCTCAGACCCATGAGAGAGTCCGAGAGCCGTCTTCCCGGAAGccgtggccgcgcctcccgtccTTCCTCCCCTGGACTGCCGACCCATCGCTGCCGCCGCGCTCCTGCGAGGCCTACTTCGGGAACGGCTTCTCCCATCTCGTAGAAGTCCTCCCGGAGGGGCGTGGGGGCGGCGGGTGGTTCCGATGCCACCACAGCGAGACGCTGGGCAGCTCGATCTGCGAGGGCACGCGGGTGCGGCTCGACCCGGCGCTGATCACGATGTCGCGCGGCGGCGAGCCGATCCACCAGGTGATGGGccgcaaggaggaggaggagctgccCAGGTACGAATCCGGTGCGCTGGTGgtggagggggcggcggcggggaggaggggGCCCTTGGTCGAGCCGGGGTTCCTCGACGCCCACGTGCCCACCAACGGGATCGGGACGCACACCATGAGAGCGCTGCTCGACTCCGCGCGTGTCGTGCCGCCCGGTGAGCTCCACTGCTCCCAG TGGATTGAAGAACCGACACTTCTGGTCACACGATTTGAGTATGCAAACCTTTTCCACACAATTACAGACTGGTACAGTGCATATGTTAGTTCCAGAGTCACGAATTTACCTGATCGTCCTAATGTTGTTTTCGTGGATGGGCATTGCAAG GCACCACTGGAGCAAACATGGGAAGCACTTTTTTCAAATGTGACCTATGCCAAGAGCTTCTCTGGCCCTGTTTGTTTCCGGCATGCAGTTCTTTCACCATTGGGCTATGAGACTGCTCTATTTAAGGGGCTTAGTGAAAGCTTCAGCTGTGAAGGAGCCTCTGCTCAGTCCCTTAGAAATAAACCAGACCACCAGAAAACTGCACGGTTGTCTGAATTCGGGGAGATGATTATAGCTTCTTTTGATCTTCTGGAGGATGGGATCGTGCCGCCTAAAAAAACATCAAATGGACTCAAGATTCTCTTTGTTCGGAGAGAAGACTACTTGGCCCACCCACGTCACAGTGGGAAGGTTGAATCTAGGCTAAGCAATGAGCAGGAGGTATTCGATGCAGTTGAGAAGTGGGCAAAAGGTCAGAAGTGCAAAATAAACGTCGTGAATGGTCTTTTTGCGCACATGAGCATGAAGGAGCAACTCCAGGCTATCCTGGAAGCTTCAGTTATAATAGGGGCTCATGGGGCTGGTCTGACACACCTGGTTTCAGCCACGCCAGACACAAAAGTTCTTGAGATAATCAGCAGCTTCTATCGACGCCCACATTTTGGCTTGATCTCACACTGGAAGTCGTTAGAATATCATGCCATAAATCTCCCTGGATCATATGCAAGTATCCCAGACGTTACCAATGAGTTGGGGAATATACTGAAAGGTCTCGGATGCTGA